Proteins encoded by one window of Carassius carassius chromosome 30, fCarCar2.1, whole genome shotgun sequence:
- the LOC132110630 gene encoding protein Wnt-8b-like, whose protein sequence is MFMHLEVYYYAFILMAHMKSCCSWSVNNFLMTGPKAYLIYSSSVAAGAQSGIEECKYQFAWDLWNCPERTLQLSTHSGLRSANRETAFFHAISSAGVMYTLTRNCSLADFDNCGCDDTRNGQRGGQGWLWGGCSDNVGFGEAISKQFVDALETGQDARAAMNLHNNEVGRKAVKGTMQRTCKCHGVSGSCTTQTCWLQLPEFRDVGNYLKEKYHRAVKVDLLRGAGNSAASRGAIAETFSSISRKELVHLEDSPDYCLENRTLGLPGTEGRECLRKGKNLSKWEKRSCKRLCGECGLAVEERRAETVSSCNCKFHWCCAVKCEQCRKIVTKYYCVKRTKRVKNDSASRRKSYRLKKKH, encoded by the exons ATGTTCATGCATTTGGAGGTTTATTATTACGCTTTCATCCTGATGGCTCACATGAAGTCTTGCTGCAGTTG GTCAGTGAATAATTTCCTGATGACTGGCCCAAAG GCCTACTTGATCTACTCCAGCAGTGTGGCCGCAGGAGCTCAGAGTGGGATTGAAGAGTGCAAATATCAGTTTGCGTGGGACCTCTGGAACTGCCCGGAGAGGACTCTTCAGCTCTCCACCCACAGTGGACTCAGAAGCG CAAACAGAGAGACGGCGTTTTTCCATGCCATCAGCTCTGCTGGAGTCATGTATACCCTCACCAGGAACTGTAGCCTCGCTGACTTTGACAACTGCGGATGTGATGACACAAGGAACGGCCAAAGAG GTGGTCAGGGATGGCTATGGGGAGGCTGCAGCGATAATGTTGGATTCGGAGAGGCCATCTCCAAGCAGTTTGTGGATGCTCTGGAAACTGGACAGGACGCACGAGCCGCCATGAACCTGCACAACAACGAAGTAGGACGCAAG GCAGTGAAAGGAACCATGCAGAGGACGTGCAAGTGCCATGGAGTGTCTGGCAGCTGCACCACTCAGACCTGCTGGCTGCAGTTGCCAGAGTTTCGAGATGTGGGTAACTACCTAAAGGAGAAATATCACAGGGCTGTGAAAGTGGACCTGTTGCGTGGCGCGGGCAACAGTGCAGCCAGCCGTGGCGCGATTGCGGAGACCTTCAGCTCAATCTCGCGCAAAGAGCTGGTGCACTTGGAGGATTCCCCTGACTACTGCTTGGAGAACCGCACTCTGGGCTTGCCAGGAACAGAGGGCCGCGAGTGCTTGAGAAAGGGAAAGAATCTGAGCAAATGGGAGAAGCGTAGCTGCAAGCGGCTGTGTGGAGAGTGCGGTCTGGCTGTGGAGGAACGCAGGGCTGAAACCGTGTCCAGCTGCAACTGCAAATTCCACTGGTGTTGCGCTGTAAAATGCGAGCAGTGCCGCAAAATTGTCACAAAGTACTACTGTGTGAAGAGAACCAAACGGGTCAAGAACGATAGTGCCAGCCGTAGGAAAAGCTATCGGTTGAAGAAGAAGCATTAG